The following coding sequences are from one Hydra vulgaris chromosome 04, alternate assembly HydraT2T_AEP window:
- the LOC136079625 gene encoding uncharacterized protein LOC136079625: MSVLKVLVFGLTIIGFGLAVYSTFGNYWVKTPANNGYAGLWQNCTTNKNDPKNISCWDTDNKSKYLISAKVFMNMGWIAYGFSLVVSVLSYLKYLKYSTCGIVLIITVTYLTIALVLFTIHAKKLEVVDFSSSYIIGWCSVGIACVSAAFSFVIKMTIKKSYDYES, translated from the exons ATGAGTGTGTTAAAGGTTTTAGTTTTTGGGCTAACTATCATTGGTTTTGGTTTAGCTGTATACTCTACATTCGGGAACTATTGGGTAAAAACTCCAGCAAATAATGGATATGCAGGATTATGGCAAAATTGTACTACAAACAAAAATGACCCAAAAAATATTTCGTGTTGGGATACTGACAACAAGTCaa aatatttaatttcTGCAAAAGTATTTATGAATATGGGTTGGATCGCCTATGGTTTTTCCTTAGTAGTAAGCGTTCTAagttatctaaaatatttaaaatactcaaCCTGTGGCATTGTACTCATTATCACAG ttacatACTTGACGATTGCATTAGTTTTGTTCACGATTCATGCAAAAAAGCTTGAAGTAGTTGATTTTAGTTCGTCATACATAATTGGATGGTGCTCAGTAGGAATTGCTTGTGTTTCAGCCGCTTTTTCTTTTGTgataaaaatgacaataaaaaagtcTTACGATTACGAGTCATAA